From a single Stomoxys calcitrans chromosome 4, idStoCalc2.1, whole genome shotgun sequence genomic region:
- the LOC106084216 gene encoding inositol oxygenase, whose translation MVRIKSSVSVNNEHFKERDRTTNYYYAKSGLDGLFVNKTNFTFTKSNKKQNIRKMRILQEHQLDFIDPSELLRPEPTFADKQLSKFRDYSIDENDPLKERVRQTYRLMHQNQTVDFVRSRHERWLKFNTLKATVRQALEKLNDLIDESDPDIDLPNIVHAFQAAERAREEYPELDWLHLTALIHDLGKIMAFYDEPQWCVVGDTYPVGCAWGESIVYRKDSFEGNPDGENPLYNSKYGIYKPNCGVDNLMMSWGHDEYMYQVLKHNRTKLPDIACKIIRFHSFYPWHNGGDYEHLTRPGDDETKKWVLIFNRYDLYTKSEKIPDIDALWPYYQTLIDKYLPGELDF comes from the exons ATGGTACGTATAAAAAGCAGTGTTTCCGTCAATAATGAACATTTCAAGGAACGCGATAGAACCACGAACTACTACTACGCTAAGAGCGGACTGGACGGGCTGTTTgtcaacaaaacaaattttacattcacaaaaagcaacaaaaaacaaaacataagaaAAATGCGCATATTACAAGAG CATCAACTGGATTTTATCGATCCTTCGGAGTTGCTGCGACCTGAACCGACATTTGCCGATAAACAGTTGTCAAAGTTTCGCGACTACAGCATTGACGAGAATGACCCGCTTAAAGAACGGGTGCGGCAAACCTATCGTCTGATGCACCAAAACCAAACAGTGGATTTTGTCAGAAGTCGTCATGAGCGCTGGCTTAAATTCAACACACTGAAAGCCACTGTCCGCCAAGCATTGGAAAAACTCAACGACCTTATTGATGAATCAGATCCAGACATAGACTTACCTAATATAGTGCACGCTTTCCAGGCAGCCGAACGGGCAAGAGAAGAGTATCCGGAATTGGATTGGTTGCATTTAACCGCCCTGATCCATGACTTGGGCAAAATAATGGCATTCTACGATGAACCGCAATG GTGTGTCGTCGGAGATACATATCCCGTTGGATGTGCTTGGGGCGAGAGTATTGTTTATCGAAAGGATAGTTTCGAGGGCAATCCCGATGGAGAGAATCCCTTGTATAATTCCAAATATGGGATATACAAACCCAATTGCGGTGTTGATAATCTGATGATGTCCTGGGGCCACGACGAATATATGTATCAAGTACTCAAGCATAATAGAACAAAGTTGCCAGACATTGCTTGCAAAATCATACGTTTCCATTCATTTTATCCTTGGCACAATGGCGGTGACTATGAACACTTGACTAGACCAGGAGATGACGAGACTAAAAAATGGGTGCTGATTTTCAA TCGCTATGATTTATATACCAAGAGTGAGAAAATTCCTGACATTGACGCATTATGGCCGTACTATCAAACACTAATAGACAAATATTTGCCAGGCGAATTGGATTTCTAA